The genomic stretch TCTCAAATGTTGTATTCAGCCAGCATAATAAAAAAATAATATTAAGAAATCCAAAAAAAGCACAGCAAGCAGTAAAAAAAGAAGAAAAAAATATTACAAATAAAGGTATAGAATTGATGAAAGAAATAAAAAATGAAGATTTAAAAAAGATATACAACGAAGTAGAGAAATGTATGAAATGTGAGGCATTATGTAATAGCAGATTAAATGTAGTATTCGGACGCGGTGATGAGGAGCCTGATATAGTATTTGTGGGAGAGGCACCGGGAGCAGACGAGGATAAACAAGGACTTCCATTTGTAGGAAGAGGAGGAAAACTTCTTGACAAATGGATTGAAAAAATGAATATCAATAAAGAAAAATACTATATAATGAACGCTCTAAAATGCCGTCCGCCTGAAAACCGAGATCCTTTGCCTGAAGAAAAAGCTAATTGCAGAGACTTCTTTGTTCGTCAATTACAGATACTTAATCCTAAAATAATATGTGCATTAGGACGTCATGGATTTGGTAATTTAATAGATTTTGACTTAAAAACACCATTTGGAAAAGCTAGAAATAAAGTACATTACTACAGTAATAATGGAAAAGACGTACCTGTAATAGCAACTTATCACCCTGCTTATATATTAAGAAATCAAAAAGAAGAGGATAAAGTAATATCTGATTTAGAGTTTATGTTAAGCGAACTTGAAAAAATTAGAAATAAATAATAATATAATTAAAATAATTTAGGAGATTTATTTGAAAAAGTATTTAATTTTAATGCTTATAATATGCAAATGTCTTATGGCTAATTCATTTGACAATATAGAAGATGCTTCAAGTTATGAAACTTATGAAAATATAGAATATTCCAATATTCCAAAAAAACCTACTATATTTGATTGTATAACACATGATAATAAATTACCATACATTATATCAAGCATAGACAGATATTTAGAAAATGATAATGATATAAACAGTACAAATAAAAACGGC from Brachyspira murdochii DSM 12563 encodes the following:
- a CDS encoding uracil-DNA glycosylase; this translates as MNKIENYFLQHNKIKFSNVVFSQHNKKIILRNPKKAQQAVKKEEKNITNKGIELMKEIKNEDLKKIYNEVEKCMKCEALCNSRLNVVFGRGDEEPDIVFVGEAPGADEDKQGLPFVGRGGKLLDKWIEKMNINKEKYYIMNALKCRPPENRDPLPEEKANCRDFFVRQLQILNPKIICALGRHGFGNLIDFDLKTPFGKARNKVHYYSNNGKDVPVIATYHPAYILRNQKEEDKVISDLEFMLSELEKIRNK